In one Nocardioides sp. NBC_00368 genomic region, the following are encoded:
- the ppk2 gene encoding polyphosphate kinase 2: MSQGFREYIDNLITEGHTIGEDHDDDPVLLDPAGRAVDTWRENYPYSERIAREVYDEQKYLLQVELLKFQRWNDRVGGKHVLLFEGRDAAGKGGTIKRFMEHLNPRYARTVALSKPSDRESQQWFFQRYVQHLPTAGEMVLFDRSWYNRAGVERVMGFATDDQYEQFMHQVPLFEQMLVDSGITLTKFWFSVGRSEQRTRFIIRQIDPVRQWKLSPIDVQSLDKWDSYTAAKEEMFRRTDTDWAPWTTIRSNDKKRARLNAMRHFLANHDYDEKDPDVVGTPDPLIVQRGIDAVGD; encoded by the coding sequence ATGTCCCAGGGATTTCGCGAGTACATCGACAACCTGATCACCGAAGGTCACACGATCGGCGAGGATCACGATGACGACCCGGTGCTCCTGGACCCTGCCGGCAGGGCCGTCGACACCTGGCGGGAGAACTATCCCTACTCCGAGCGGATCGCCCGCGAGGTCTACGACGAGCAGAAGTACCTCCTCCAGGTCGAGCTGCTGAAGTTCCAGCGGTGGAACGACCGCGTCGGCGGCAAGCACGTGCTGCTCTTCGAGGGCCGCGACGCCGCTGGGAAGGGCGGCACGATCAAGCGGTTCATGGAGCACCTCAACCCGCGCTACGCCCGTACGGTCGCGCTGTCCAAGCCCTCGGACCGAGAGTCCCAGCAGTGGTTCTTCCAGCGCTACGTCCAGCATCTGCCCACCGCCGGCGAGATGGTCCTGTTCGACCGCTCCTGGTACAACCGCGCCGGCGTCGAGCGGGTCATGGGCTTCGCCACCGACGACCAGTACGAGCAGTTCATGCACCAGGTGCCGCTCTTCGAGCAGATGCTCGTCGACTCCGGGATCACGCTCACGAAGTTCTGGTTCTCGGTGGGCCGCTCGGAGCAGCGCACCCGCTTCATCATCCGCCAGATCGACCCGGTGCGACAGTGGAAGCTCTCCCCCATCGACGTCCAGTCGTTGGACAAGTGGGACTCCTACACCGCCGCCAAGGAGGAGATGTTCCGCCGCACCGACACCGACTGGGCGCCCTGGACCACGATCCGCTCCAACGACAAGAAGCGCGCCCGCCTCAACGCCATGCGCCACTTCCTCGCCAACCACGACTACGACGAGAAGGACCCCGATGTAGTCGGCACCCCCGACCCTCTCATCGTCCAGCGCGGCATCGACGCCGTCGGCGACTGA
- a CDS encoding phosphotransferase enzyme family protein, with protein sequence MTAAEEMSTSVSMLWESADPGAALTERFGFASTADAIGWLDGVLDEHWGLRVTACERLVISDANCLAWITVDGCRMIAKWSMRPRLFARLAAIARLTVWLEERGIPVSAPRAARDGSLQVEVDGFSLGLQGVVEGELLDVTDPVQVRAAGEMLARMHSAMADYPETIPTDEPRAPGTQLVGNDFRSANILWADGRIMAVLDLEEATYRHRMDDLAQAAVLLGTRYHDWRPTPVDVREAFVAAYASVVPSGEDDVGTLEEAIEACLRRMPWPG encoded by the coding sequence GTGACCGCAGCCGAAGAGATGAGTACGTCGGTCAGCATGCTCTGGGAGTCTGCCGATCCAGGCGCGGCGCTGACCGAGCGGTTCGGGTTTGCATCAACCGCCGACGCCATCGGCTGGTTGGACGGCGTGCTGGACGAGCACTGGGGGCTGCGAGTGACCGCGTGTGAACGGCTGGTGATCAGCGACGCCAACTGTCTGGCGTGGATCACGGTCGACGGTTGCCGGATGATCGCGAAGTGGTCGATGCGGCCTCGCCTGTTCGCGCGGCTGGCGGCGATCGCACGGCTGACGGTCTGGCTGGAGGAGCGGGGGATACCTGTCTCGGCACCGCGGGCGGCTCGGGACGGCAGCCTCCAGGTCGAGGTCGACGGGTTCTCGCTCGGGCTTCAGGGTGTCGTCGAGGGCGAGCTGTTGGACGTCACCGACCCGGTCCAGGTTAGGGCTGCGGGCGAGATGCTCGCGCGGATGCACAGCGCGATGGCTGACTACCCGGAGACGATCCCCACCGACGAGCCACGGGCGCCGGGCACTCAGTTGGTCGGCAACGACTTCAGGTCGGCCAACATCCTCTGGGCGGACGGAAGGATCATGGCGGTCCTGGATCTGGAGGAGGCGACCTACCGTCACCGAATGGACGACCTCGCTCAGGCTGCCGTCCTCCTCGGGACGCGCTATCACGACTGGCGCCCGACACCGGTGGACGTGCGTGAGGCGTTCGTCGCTGCGTACGCGTCGGTTGTTCCGTCGGGGGAGGACGACGTCGGCACGCTCGAGGAGGCCATCGAGGCGTGCCTGAGGCGCATGCCCTGGCCGGGGTGA
- a CDS encoding HNH endonuclease signature motif containing protein produces MSLGREIDHWGTNPGDAIDAALSAIESALHDLLSGDPAYWRTGQKKDLLERLEKLQAQQAALKLRVLASAGDIAEETGAKDASGWMRTELLVDKAIARSQIKLAVGVAKYDHVAAGLAAGVVSQDKARVITKALDAIATDPAASAKDLVLAEKLLVDHATRLTANELKIVGKRILAEIDPGRFEAAEAKALHREEERAARRTFFSSRDNGDGTIDIQARVSRAVGVRLRTILDSLAQPRKWSAQDKGIKMPYDRLLGQAFARVIETYDLDQLPRHGGHATTVFITMTLDQVRADLGTAALGFDGDQITAAEARRLACNADLIPVVLGTDSEILDLGRTARLAHPIQHRALRLRDKSCQAEDCDAPAAWTEAHHLKPWSQGGKTDMANLVLLCASDHRRIHDPGYAHERRPDGRIRFARRT; encoded by the coding sequence ATGAGTCTCGGGCGCGAGATCGACCACTGGGGTACCAACCCCGGCGATGCGATCGACGCCGCGCTGAGCGCTATCGAATCCGCCCTCCACGACCTGCTCTCCGGCGATCCTGCCTATTGGCGGACCGGGCAGAAGAAGGACCTGCTCGAACGACTCGAGAAGCTCCAGGCTCAACAGGCCGCGTTGAAGCTGCGGGTCCTCGCCTCGGCCGGCGACATTGCCGAGGAGACCGGTGCGAAGGACGCCTCGGGGTGGATGCGGACCGAGCTGCTCGTCGACAAGGCGATCGCCCGCTCTCAGATCAAGTTGGCCGTCGGGGTGGCGAAGTACGACCACGTCGCAGCCGGTCTCGCGGCAGGTGTGGTGTCCCAGGACAAGGCGAGGGTGATCACCAAGGCCCTCGACGCCATCGCGACCGACCCCGCCGCCAGTGCCAAGGACCTCGTCCTGGCTGAGAAGCTGCTGGTCGACCACGCCACCCGGCTGACCGCGAACGAGCTCAAGATCGTCGGGAAACGCATCCTGGCCGAGATCGACCCGGGCCGATTCGAGGCCGCCGAAGCCAAGGCACTGCACCGCGAGGAAGAGCGGGCCGCAAGGCGCACGTTCTTCTCGTCCCGCGACAACGGCGACGGCACCATCGACATCCAGGCCCGGGTCTCCCGCGCGGTAGGTGTGCGGTTGCGCACGATCCTTGACTCCCTGGCCCAGCCCCGAAAGTGGTCGGCTCAGGACAAGGGCATCAAGATGCCCTACGACCGGCTCCTCGGCCAGGCGTTCGCCCGGGTGATCGAGACCTACGACCTCGACCAGCTCCCCAGGCATGGCGGTCATGCCACGACGGTGTTCATCACCATGACCCTCGACCAGGTGCGCGCCGACCTGGGTACCGCCGCCCTCGGGTTCGACGGCGACCAGATCACCGCCGCCGAAGCCCGCCGGTTGGCCTGCAACGCCGACCTCATCCCCGTCGTCCTCGGCACCGACTCCGAGATCCTCGACCTCGGCCGCACCGCCAGGTTGGCCCACCCCATCCAACACCGAGCACTCCGCCTACGCGACAAGAGTTGCCAAGCCGAAGACTGCGACGCACCCGCCGCCTGGACCGAAGCCCACCACCTCAAACCCTGGTCCCAAGGCGGCAAGACCGACATGGCCAACCTGGTCTTGTTGTGTGCCAGCGACCATCGCCGAATCCACGACCCGGGCTATGCCCATGAGCGGCGTCCGGATGGGCGGATCCGGTTCGCTCGGCGTACCTGA
- a CDS encoding GNAT family N-acetyltransferase has protein sequence MKPLGDVPWPPEPIVTERLILRHTKPEDRSGLAVLLSDETTQAYLGGPTHTREELEELIPSDPNTRPGIFAVEQAGEFIGRITVQRRDRSWAHHVRDEGDEVEIGYEFLPTTWGRGIATEATRAALDWVERTLPGEPVVLTTQVANERSLRLAQKLGFVEVERFAAYGAEQWFGVLKTG, from the coding sequence ATGAAACCCCTCGGCGACGTCCCCTGGCCGCCAGAACCGATCGTCACCGAGCGCCTGATCCTCCGGCACACCAAGCCCGAGGACAGGAGCGGCCTGGCGGTCCTGCTTTCGGACGAGACCACGCAGGCCTACCTCGGCGGTCCGACGCACACCCGGGAGGAGCTGGAAGAGCTCATTCCAAGCGATCCGAACACCAGGCCCGGAATCTTCGCGGTGGAGCAAGCCGGCGAGTTCATCGGGAGGATCACGGTCCAGCGCCGTGACAGATCCTGGGCCCACCACGTACGCGACGAGGGCGACGAGGTCGAGATCGGCTACGAGTTCCTGCCGACCACATGGGGGCGAGGCATCGCTACCGAAGCCACCCGGGCAGCGCTCGACTGGGTCGAGCGGACGCTCCCCGGCGAGCCGGTCGTCCTCACCACCCAGGTGGCCAACGAGCGTTCCCTGCGCCTGGCCCAGAAGCTCGGGTTCGTCGAGGTCGAGCGGTTCGCAGCCTATGGAGCCGAGCAGTGGTTCGGGGTGCTCAAGACCGGCTAG
- a CDS encoding endonuclease/exonuclease/phosphatase family protein, with protein sequence MSRARWVPLALAWGVLVVCGLPALAITLSRALASTDLRAVRLAAFAPFGIGLYALCLVAILVLVWLASGPGRIRLAVGAGVVAMLLAVHLAWQAPLYAGSRETSAGEPLTVMTTNLFEGKGDTDTVVEAVRAHKVDVLAVQEITPEAFAKLSSTLRDQLPYRIGEAAPGTDGTMLFADEPITRARRLDTSMGSWVADVGERRVVVAHPAPPTLASWPAEQELIIKEAAAEKPDLVLGDLNASLDHHTVRRLLDDADLSDAARASNAGWQPTWPTEGFAGVPLPPSAAIDHVLLGDALVALATETVEVPEADHLALVAYLGTPEE encoded by the coding sequence GTGAGCCGGGCTCGGTGGGTGCCGCTGGCTCTGGCGTGGGGTGTGCTGGTCGTGTGTGGGTTGCCCGCCCTGGCGATCACGCTCTCCCGGGCGCTGGCGAGCACGGATCTGCGGGCGGTGCGGCTGGCCGCGTTCGCGCCGTTCGGCATCGGGCTCTACGCCCTGTGCCTGGTCGCGATCCTGGTGCTGGTGTGGCTGGCCTCCGGTCCCGGACGGATCCGGCTCGCGGTCGGCGCCGGAGTGGTCGCCATGCTGCTCGCGGTGCATCTCGCCTGGCAGGCGCCGCTCTACGCCGGGTCCCGCGAGACCAGCGCCGGCGAGCCGCTGACGGTGATGACCACCAACCTCTTCGAGGGCAAGGGCGACACCGACACCGTGGTCGAGGCGGTACGCGCCCACAAGGTCGACGTGCTCGCCGTCCAGGAGATCACCCCCGAGGCGTTCGCGAAGCTGTCGAGCACGCTGCGCGACCAGCTGCCCTACCGGATCGGCGAGGCCGCGCCCGGCACCGACGGGACGATGCTCTTCGCCGACGAGCCGATCACCAGGGCGCGTCGTCTCGACACGTCCATGGGATCGTGGGTGGCCGATGTGGGGGAGCGGCGGGTCGTCGTCGCGCATCCGGCCCCACCGACGCTCGCGTCCTGGCCGGCCGAGCAGGAGCTGATCATCAAGGAGGCGGCCGCCGAGAAGCCCGATCTCGTCCTGGGCGATCTCAACGCCTCCCTCGACCACCACACCGTCCGGCGCCTCCTCGATGACGCCGACCTGTCGGACGCCGCCCGCGCCAGCAACGCCGGATGGCAGCCGACCTGGCCGACCGAGGGGTTCGCCGGCGTACCTCTTCCGCCTTCGGCCGCCATCGATCACGTGCTTCTCGGCGATGCCCTGGTCGCGCTGGCTACCGAGACCGTCGAGGTGCCGGAGGCCGACCACCTGGCGCTGGTCGCCTATCTCGGCACTCCCGAGGAATGA
- the proB gene encoding glutamate 5-kinase, whose product MQREVVTGARRVVVKVGSSSLTTAAGGIDPARVSGLVDVLAKTRAAGQEVVLVSSGAIAAGLSPLGLAKRPRALAKQQAAASVGQGLLVHRYTDELARHGIIAGQVLLTVDDLNRRAHYRNADATLSKLLDLGVLPIVNENDTVATSEIRFGDNDRLAALVAHLVKADLLVLLSDVDALYDAPPSQPGSRRIDEVTSLADLAGVTIGKAGAAGVGTGGMVTKLEAARIAVEDGVPVVLTSAAQAEAALAGEAVGTLFHAVGRRRPARLLWLQHSTEAVGSITVDAGAVAAISKRGASLLAAGVTGSSGSFQAGDPVDVLDPSGVAVARGLVNYDADEIPRLAGRSSGYLEANLGAAYAREVIHRDDLVVL is encoded by the coding sequence GTGCAGCGCGAGGTCGTGACCGGGGCACGCCGGGTCGTGGTCAAGGTCGGGTCGTCGTCGCTGACGACGGCCGCCGGTGGCATCGACCCGGCTCGGGTGAGCGGTCTGGTCGACGTGCTCGCCAAGACACGGGCCGCCGGACAAGAGGTCGTGCTGGTCTCCTCCGGGGCGATCGCGGCCGGGCTGTCCCCGTTGGGACTGGCCAAGCGTCCCCGGGCGCTGGCCAAGCAGCAGGCCGCCGCGAGCGTGGGCCAAGGACTGCTGGTTCACCGCTACACCGACGAGCTGGCCCGGCACGGCATCATCGCCGGGCAGGTGCTGCTCACGGTCGACGACCTGAACCGGCGAGCGCACTACCGCAACGCCGACGCGACGCTGTCGAAGCTGCTCGACCTGGGTGTGCTCCCGATCGTCAACGAGAACGACACCGTGGCCACCTCCGAGATCCGGTTCGGCGACAACGACCGGCTCGCGGCGCTGGTGGCCCACCTGGTCAAGGCCGACCTGCTGGTGCTGCTCAGCGACGTCGACGCGCTCTACGACGCACCGCCGTCGCAGCCGGGCTCGCGACGGATCGACGAGGTCACTTCGCTGGCCGATCTCGCCGGGGTGACGATCGGGAAGGCCGGCGCAGCGGGCGTGGGCACCGGAGGAATGGTGACCAAGCTGGAGGCCGCCAGGATCGCCGTCGAGGACGGCGTCCCGGTCGTGCTGACCTCGGCCGCCCAGGCTGAAGCCGCGCTCGCGGGTGAGGCGGTCGGCACCCTGTTCCACGCCGTCGGCAGGCGTCGCCCGGCGCGGCTGCTGTGGCTGCAGCACTCCACCGAGGCGGTCGGCTCGATCACGGTCGACGCCGGCGCTGTCGCCGCGATCAGCAAGCGCGGCGCCTCGCTGCTGGCGGCGGGGGTCACCGGCTCCTCCGGTTCGTTCCAGGCAGGGGACCCGGTCGATGTCCTCGACCCGTCGGGCGTCGCCGTCGCGCGTGGGCTGGTGAACTACGACGCCGACGAGATCCCGCGGCTGGCCGGACGCTCCTCCGGCTATCTCGAGGCCAACCTGGGGGCTGCGTACGCTCGGGAGGTCATCCACCGCGACGATCTGGTCGTCCTGTGA
- the obgE gene encoding GTPase ObgE yields the protein MAVPTFVDRVTLHVEAGRGGHGVASVHREKFKPLGGPDGGNGGPGGSIILRVDPDVTTLIDYHHSPKRKAPNGGQGAGDHKNGAHGEDLVLPVPDGTVVTDMHGNVLADLVGPGSELVIAEGGRGGLGNAALASSKRKAPGFALLGEPGEAREIGLELKVVADIGLVGFPSAGKSSLIAAISRARPKIADYPFTTLVPNLGVVKGGEITFTVADVPGLIEGAADGRGLGHEFLRHIERCAALVHVIDTASIEPGRNPIDDLDIIENELSRHGGLEDRPRLVALNKVDVPDGREIAEMTIGEFEKRGLKVFEISAASGEGTQQLIYAMAELVAASRKETPVVAPTRIVLRPAGAEGKNGFTVKVSKHGEYLVRGPQPERWVRQTDFENEEAVGYLADRLNRLGVEMRLVELGAQEGDTVIIGDPANAVVFDFRPSIETGAEMLGRRGEDQRFYEERPAAARRREIDAGMETKEEYEARADVARRLRDGAGPVAYEIGGEDDPDSDWAEDDPSGSSRSTSGN from the coding sequence ATGGCTGTACCCACCTTCGTCGACCGCGTCACCCTCCACGTCGAGGCCGGTCGCGGCGGACACGGGGTGGCGTCGGTTCACCGCGAGAAGTTCAAGCCGCTGGGCGGCCCCGACGGCGGCAACGGCGGCCCGGGCGGATCGATCATCCTTCGTGTCGACCCCGACGTGACCACGCTGATCGACTACCACCACAGTCCCAAGCGCAAGGCCCCCAACGGCGGCCAGGGTGCCGGCGACCACAAGAACGGTGCCCACGGCGAGGACCTGGTGCTCCCTGTCCCCGACGGCACCGTGGTCACCGACATGCACGGCAACGTGCTCGCCGACCTGGTCGGCCCCGGCTCCGAGCTGGTCATCGCCGAGGGCGGCCGTGGCGGGCTCGGCAACGCGGCGCTGGCCTCCTCCAAGCGCAAGGCTCCCGGCTTCGCCCTCCTCGGCGAGCCGGGCGAGGCGCGCGAGATCGGCCTGGAGCTCAAGGTCGTCGCCGACATCGGCCTGGTCGGCTTCCCGAGCGCCGGCAAGTCGTCGCTGATCGCGGCCATCTCGCGAGCGCGGCCGAAGATCGCCGACTACCCGTTCACCACGCTGGTGCCCAACCTCGGCGTCGTCAAGGGTGGCGAGATCACCTTCACCGTCGCGGACGTGCCCGGCCTGATCGAGGGTGCGGCCGACGGTCGTGGCCTCGGCCACGAGTTCCTGCGTCACATCGAGCGCTGCGCCGCGCTCGTGCACGTCATCGACACCGCGAGCATCGAGCCGGGTCGCAACCCGATCGACGACCTCGACATCATCGAGAACGAGCTCTCCCGCCACGGCGGCCTCGAGGACCGGCCGCGGCTGGTCGCGCTGAACAAGGTCGACGTCCCCGACGGCCGCGAGATCGCCGAGATGACCATCGGCGAGTTCGAGAAGCGTGGCCTGAAGGTCTTCGAGATCTCCGCGGCCTCCGGCGAGGGCACCCAGCAGCTGATCTACGCGATGGCCGAGCTGGTGGCCGCCTCGCGCAAGGAGACGCCGGTCGTCGCCCCGACCCGGATCGTGCTGCGCCCGGCCGGTGCCGAGGGCAAGAACGGCTTCACCGTCAAGGTGTCGAAGCACGGCGAATACCTCGTCCGTGGCCCGCAGCCCGAGCGCTGGGTGCGACAGACCGACTTCGAGAACGAGGAGGCCGTCGGTTACCTCGCCGACCGCCTCAACCGGCTCGGTGTCGAGATGCGCCTGGTCGAGCTCGGGGCCCAGGAGGGCGACACCGTCATCATCGGCGACCCGGCCAACGCGGTCGTCTTCGACTTCCGCCCCTCGATCGAGACCGGTGCTGAGATGCTCGGCCGCCGGGGCGAGGACCAGCGGTTCTACGAGGAGCGGCCTGCCGCCGCCCGGCGGCGCGAGATCGACGCCGGGATGGAGACCAAGGAAGAGTACGAGGCCCGGGCCGACGTCGCCCGACGCCTGCGCGACGGGGCGGGCCCGGTGGCGTACGAGATCGGTGGCGAGGACGACCCGGACAGCGACTGGGCCGAGGACGACCCGAGCGGGTCGTCCCGCTCGACCAGCGGAAACTGA
- a CDS encoding LLM class flavin-dependent oxidoreductase, with amino-acid sequence MRVGTVMWPIEDWPAMGERWAQAEQLGFETAWVYDHLAWRGHSPWEEAFTSMAAAAALTSTIRLGTLVTTPNFRTPIPTAAAIRSLDRISGGRITIGVGAGGDDHTSDGDVLGREFTPRERADRFAEWTRAVDRLLRESPVTIDGEHWQTREVTVSPGQVQQPRTPLWLAGNGPRGIRLTAEVGDGWIANPHGDDPKSFVAQRLEMLREACEKNGRDYDSMPKLFMSGFTDEPWTESADAFEDLAGSYAEIGITDIALHWPRAGTRWEVSWDTFEAIAGRAAYV; translated from the coding sequence ATGCGAGTAGGAACTGTGATGTGGCCGATCGAGGACTGGCCGGCGATGGGCGAGCGTTGGGCCCAGGCCGAGCAGCTCGGGTTCGAGACGGCGTGGGTCTATGACCACCTGGCCTGGCGTGGCCACAGCCCGTGGGAGGAGGCGTTCACGTCGATGGCAGCCGCGGCTGCCCTCACCTCCACGATCCGGCTCGGCACGCTGGTGACCACCCCCAACTTCCGTACGCCGATCCCGACCGCCGCAGCGATCCGCAGCCTCGACCGCATCTCCGGCGGGCGTATCACGATCGGTGTCGGGGCGGGGGGCGACGACCACACCTCTGACGGCGACGTGCTCGGGCGCGAGTTCACGCCCCGCGAGCGCGCCGACCGCTTCGCCGAGTGGACGCGCGCCGTCGACCGGCTGCTGCGGGAGTCCCCGGTCACGATCGACGGCGAGCACTGGCAGACCCGCGAGGTCACCGTCTCCCCCGGCCAGGTGCAGCAGCCGCGTACGCCGCTGTGGCTGGCCGGCAACGGCCCCCGCGGGATCCGGCTCACCGCCGAGGTCGGCGACGGCTGGATCGCCAACCCGCACGGTGACGACCCGAAGAGCTTCGTCGCCCAGCGGCTCGAGATGCTCCGCGAGGCGTGCGAGAAGAACGGCCGCGACTACGACAGCATGCCGAAGCTGTTCATGTCCGGCTTCACCGACGAGCCGTGGACCGAGTCGGCCGACGCGTTCGAGGACCTGGCCGGCTCCTACGCCGAGATCGGGATCACCGACATCGCGCTCCACTGGCCGCGCGCCGGGACCCGCTGGGAGGTCTCGTGGGACACCTTCGAGGCGATCGCGGGTCGCGCGGCGTACGTCTGA
- the rpmA gene encoding 50S ribosomal protein L27 yields the protein MAHKKGAASTKNGRDSNAQRLGVKRFGGQLVNAGEIIVRQRGTHFHPGTNVGRGGDDTLFALQPGAVEFGKRRGRRVINIVPGDA from the coding sequence ATGGCACACAAGAAGGGTGCGGCAAGCACCAAGAACGGTCGCGACTCCAACGCCCAGCGCCTCGGCGTGAAGCGCTTCGGCGGCCAGCTCGTCAACGCCGGTGAGATCATCGTCCGCCAGCGCGGCACGCACTTCCACCCCGGCACCAACGTCGGTCGTGGCGGCGACGACACCCTGTTCGCCCTGCAGCCGGGCGCGGTCGAGTTCGGCAAGCGCCGCGGCCGCCGGGTGATCAACATCGTCCCGGGCGACGCCTGA
- the rplU gene encoding 50S ribosomal protein L21, translating to MYAIVKAGSKQQKVVVGDVIEIDRLDGEAGAAVTLPVVMLVDGENVTTTGLDKASVAAEIVGASKGPKIIIQKYKNKTGYKKRQGHRQKYTQVKVTAINA from the coding sequence GTGTACGCGATCGTGAAGGCTGGCAGCAAGCAGCAGAAGGTCGTTGTCGGCGACGTCATCGAGATCGACCGCCTCGACGGCGAGGCCGGTGCTGCGGTCACGCTGCCGGTCGTCATGCTCGTCGACGGTGAGAACGTCACCACGACCGGCCTCGACAAGGCTTCGGTTGCGGCTGAGATCGTCGGTGCCTCCAAGGGCCCGAAGATCATCATCCAGAAGTACAAGAACAAGACCGGCTACAAGAAGCGCCAGGGTCACCGTCAGAAGTACACCCAGGTCAAGGTCACCGCGATCAACGCCTGA
- a CDS encoding DeoR/GlpR family DNA-binding transcription regulator produces MTSTEPSHASESRQEEILARARTTGRVSVTDLAPDLGVSVETIRRDLKVLADRGVVERVYGGAVALESGSFETSLEFRAGRDVDEKHRIARAALQHRHGAETIYIDEGTMPQFLAEELFGQGPATVITPSLPVATRLSADPDLTVIVLGGRVRTITRGVVDQWATRMLDDLVIDLAYIGANGISREQGLTTQDPSVAAVKRTAIERSRRRIFFGAHTKFGASSLCRFAGVRDFELLITGIELPASEARRFAALGPRVVRA; encoded by the coding sequence ATGACGTCGACCGAACCGTCGCACGCGAGCGAGTCCCGGCAGGAGGAGATCCTGGCGCGCGCACGTACGACCGGACGGGTCTCGGTCACCGACCTGGCGCCCGACCTCGGGGTGAGCGTGGAGACGATCCGGCGCGACCTCAAGGTCCTGGCCGACCGTGGCGTCGTGGAGCGCGTCTACGGCGGCGCGGTCGCGCTGGAGAGCGGCAGCTTCGAGACCTCGCTGGAGTTCCGGGCCGGGCGCGACGTCGACGAGAAGCACCGGATCGCCCGCGCCGCCCTGCAGCACCGGCACGGTGCGGAGACGATCTACATCGACGAGGGCACGATGCCGCAGTTCCTCGCCGAGGAGCTCTTCGGCCAGGGGCCGGCGACGGTCATCACCCCCTCGCTCCCGGTGGCCACCCGCCTCTCCGCCGACCCCGACCTCACCGTGATCGTCCTCGGCGGGCGCGTACGCACCATCACGCGCGGCGTCGTGGACCAGTGGGCGACCCGGATGCTGGACGACCTGGTGATCGACCTCGCCTACATCGGCGCCAACGGGATCTCCCGCGAGCAGGGCCTGACCACCCAGGACCCGTCGGTCGCCGCGGTCAAGCGCACCGCGATCGAACGCTCCCGGCGCCGGATCTTCTTCGGCGCCCACACCAAGTTCGGGGCCTCCAGCCTGTGCCGCTTCGCGGGCGTACGCGACTTCGAGCTGCTCATCACCGGTATCGAGCTCCCGGCCTCCGAGGCCCGTCGGTTCGCTGCGCTCGGACCCCGGGTCGTCCGAGCCTGA